One region of Cheilinus undulatus linkage group 4, ASM1832078v1, whole genome shotgun sequence genomic DNA includes:
- the LOC121508823 gene encoding nuclear cap-binding protein subunit 1-like: protein MVGQYLDCLWAQIQKLNKDRWQERHILRPYIAFDSVLCKALQHNLPPFTPPGHMPDAQYPMPRVVFRMFDYTDAPEGPVMPGSHSVERFVIEENLHCIIKTHWRERKTCAAQLLSYPGKNKIPLNYHIVDVNMFFKATSGDVRTIPNKSKDLKVCVCVSLSSQKCVLAALQMISVLVDKMIRTQIVDCAAVANWLFSQDMAHEVTRLFIWEILHSTIRKMNKHVQKIQKKLEEAKDKLEEQQHKRQRDSGDNEDMEKNSEDEEGQLEEQIERLQEKVESAQSEQKNLFLVIFQRFMLLTEHLVRCETGSVNISTPWYKNCIERLQQIFLMHHVTIQQYMGTLENLLFTAELDHHILAVYQQFCALQL from the exons ATGGTTGGACAG TACCTGGACTGCCTTTGGGCCCAGATTCAGAAGCTAAACAAAGACCGCTGGCAGGAGCGCCACATCCTTCGTCCATACATTGCCTTTGACAGCGTGCTGTGTAAGGCTCTGCAACACAACCTGCCACCCTTCACCCCACCAGGGCACATGCCAGACGCCCAGTACCCTATGCCACGGGTCGTCTTCCGTATGTTCGACTACACGGATGCCCCTGAG GGTCCTGTCATGCCTGGCAGCCATTCAGTGGAGAGATTTGTCATAGAAGAAAACCTGCATTGCATCATCAAAACTCactggagagagaggaaaacatg TGCTGCCCAGTTACTGAGTTACCCAGGGAAAAACAAGATTCCTCTCAACTATCACATTGTGGAcgtaaacatgttttttaaagctacATCTGGAGATGTGAGGACAATACCAAATAAAAGTAAGGATTtaaaagtttgtgtttgtgtttctcttaG TTCACAAAAATGTGTTCTTGCTGCCTTACAGATGATCTCAGTGTTGGTGGACAAAATGATCCGGACACAGATTGTTGACTGCGCTGCAGTTGCTAACTGGCTCTTCTCTCAGGACATGGCTCATGAAGTCACCAG ACTTTTCATTTGGGAGATTCTTCACTCAACCATCCGTAAGATGAACAAACACGTGCAGAAGATCCAGAAAAAGCTGGAGGAGGCCAAAGACAAACTGGAGGAACAGCAGCACAAGAGG CAGAGGGACAGTGGCGATAATGAAGACATGGAGAAAAACAGCGAAGATGAGGAGGGTCAGCTGGAGGAGCAGATCGAGAGGCTACAGGAGAAGGTGGAGTCGGCTCAGAGTGAGCAGAAGAACCTTTTCCTCGTCATCTTCCAG CGTTTCATGTTGCTGACGGAGCATCTGGTTCGCTGTGAGACGGGCAGTGTCAACATCAGCACGCCCTGGTACAAAAACTGCATTGAGCGGCTGCAGCAGATCTTCCTCATG CACCATGTCACCATCCAGCAGTACATGGGAACCCTGGAGAACCTGCTGTTCACGGCCGAGCTTGACCACCACATCCTCGCCGTCTACCAGCAGTTCTGTGCCCTGCAGCTCTGA